The Coccidioides posadasii str. Silveira chromosome 3, complete sequence genome contains a region encoding:
- a CDS encoding uncharacterized protein (EggNog:ENOG410PFKY~COG:S~BUSCO:6051at33183), translated as MDKRVSIPVTLPRDKPTVAYWQDPPDEIADLRSSSQLPGDADVVIIGSGITGAGIACNILSRAPHTKIVMLEARQACSGATGRNGGHTKPASYVSFSANAESIGLEEAIKIARLEYNTLRHIHAFAKEHNIPCDNRQLETVDIVYDQKTWDDSVKTIELMRKCMPGDPASQYTVWTGKDAEEKFLCPGAVGAITYEAGSVSAYKFVIGILKLCLQKDLNLQTNTPVTRLSRQGGQGWAVETDRGTIYAPKVILATNGYTAAIYPKLQGVIVPLRGQITAHRPGANMPKTGLPRTYSFIYGNGFEYMIPRPPGSKHAGDIVIGGGLAIAKEEGLYQYGTVDDTVCDTDIVDYLIASTERYFGKNWGKDDPAGRIRMHWSGIMGYSADGHPLVGEMPGEPGLYISASFQGHGMVLSFLCSQALTSMLFGDDEQCLFAWFPKTYKITSQRLKQKFEKRITRLITPEVKSQL; from the exons ATGGACAAGAGAGTCTCAATTCCGGTCACCTTACCAAGGGACAAACCCACCGTTGCCTATTGGCAAGATCCCCCGGATGAGATAGCGGACTTACGCTCCAGCTCGCAATTGCCAGGGGACGCAGATGTCGTTATAATTGGTTCTGGAATCACTGGTGCTGGTATCGCATGCAATATCCTTTCCCGAGCACCACATACGAAGATTGTGATGCTAGAAGCAAGACAAGCATGTAGTGGTGCAACAGGAAGAAACG GCGGACATACCAAGCCAGCGTCATACGTATCCTTTTCAGCCAATGCCGAGAGCATAGGACTCGAAGAAGCCATAAAGATTGCGAGATTAGAATACAATACCCTCAGACATATCCATGCCTTCGCCAAAGAGCACAATATCCCCTGTGATAATCGGCAACTCGAGACTGTGGATATCGTGTACGATCAGAAAACATGGGATGATTCCGTCAAAACAATCGAGCTCATGAGGAAATGTATGCCGGGAGATCCAGCTAGTCAGTACACAGTTTGGACCGGCAAAGACGCAGAAGAAAAGTTCTTGTGCCCTGGCGCCGTTGGAGCAATTACTTATGAGGCCGGTAGCGTAAGTGCTTATAAGTTTGTGATCGGAATCCTGAAATTATGTCTCCAGAAGGACCTAAATCTTCAAACAAATACTCCAGTGACGCGCCTGTCTCGACAAGGCGGACAGGGTTGGGCCGTTGAAACTGATAGAGGTACCATATACGCTCCCAAGGTCATCCTGGCCACAAACGGTTATACTGCTGCTATCTATCCGAAACTTCAAGGGGTGATCGTGCCCCTTCGTGGGCAGATAACTGCCCATAGGCCAGGAGCAAACATGCCAAAAACCGGATTACCGAGGACCTACTCGTTCATCTACGGCAATGGCTTTGAGTACATGATTCCCCGACCTCCAGGCTCTAAGCATGCTGGTGACATTGTTATTGGCGGCGGTCTGGCCATCGCAAAAGAGGAGGGTTTGTATCAATATGGAACCGTTGACGATACCGTCTGTGATACGGATATCGTCGATTATCTCATTGCAAGCACGGAGCGCTACTTTGGAAAAAATTGGGGTAAGGATGACCCTGCCGGCCGTATTCGGATGCACTGGTCAGGGATCATGGGGTACAGCGCGGATGGACACCCGTTGGTTGGAGAAATGCCAGGAGAGCCTGGCTTGTATATCTCTGCATCCTTCCAAGGCCATG GAATGGTGCTTAGCTTCCTTTGTTCTCAGGCGTTAACAAGTATGTTATTTGGGGATGATGAACAATGCCTATTTGCATGGTTCCCAaaaacatataaaataactTCCCAGCGCTTGAAGCAGAAGTTTGAGAAACGGATAACACGATTGATAACGCCAGAAGTGAAGAGCCAACTGTGA
- a CDS encoding uncharacterized protein (EggNog:ENOG410QDTN~COG:A~BUSCO:11832at33183), producing MAEAQKPTGMGANPNAEAEKDVQDVLAELKAEEAGKQEKEEEAPASTEPEKTESPANGAQADAEAEEEARIIAAANKLGQESAPEDKSKQEKGGRGGSRSAPGGEKKRVNYRDNIKSDVTTLEQTSDPEQIRKQVEFYFSDSNLPMDKFLLSKVGGSENNPVELSLLHSFKRMRRFQPFSAIVDALKDSQTLELTNDNTCVRRKVPLPESATESGKESVAKVFEDKAMHRSIYAKGFGKEEPSTQFDIEAFFAPYGPTNAVRLRRTNEKIFKGSVFVEFDSEESQKKFLALDPKPKWKGTTELLIKSKKEYCDEKLKEIEAGRLKPSKNRGPFRGRGRGRGRGDSRDWKDRRADDQKRGFGKGRGGHRGRGNRDRDGGRPEVLKDARGVPIVQVSEGLKSKEATTTAGQKRAREEDAPANGNHAASSNIENGDRPTKKVDTKEG from the exons ATGGCAGAGGCACAGAAACCCACTGGAATGGGAGCAAACCCAAATGCTGAGGCAGAAAAGGATGTCCAGGATGTTCTTGCAGAGCTGAAGGCTGAGGAAGCCGGCAAGCAAgagaaggaggaagaggcCCCGGCTTCGACCGAGCCAGAAAAGACAGAATCCCCAGCGAACGGCGCTCAAGCTGATGCCGAAGCGGAAGAAGAGGCTAGAATCATTGCAGCTGCGAACAAGTTAGGCCAGGAGTCAGCCCCGGAGGATAAGTCGAAGCAAGAAAAAGGTGGGCGTGGAGGTTCTCGGAGCGCCCCAGGCGGAGAAAAGAAACGGGTGAACTATAGGGACAATATCAAGTCAGATGTGACTACATTGGAACAAACCAGCGATCCGGAGCAGATTCGCAAACAG GTTGAGTTTTACTTCTCCGATTCTAATCTTCCCATGGACAAATTCTTGCTCTCCAAAGTTGGTGGCAGCGAAAACAACCCCGTCGAACTATCCCTACTTCATTCATTTAAGCGGATGAGACGTTTCCAGCCCTTCAGCGCCATTGTCGACGCCCTCAAGGACTCTCAAACCCTCGAGCTCACCAATGACAATACCTGCGTTCGGCGCAAGGTGCCGCTTCCAGAATCTGCGACTGAAAGTGGAAAGGAGTCGGTTGCAAAAGTATTCGAGGACAAGGCCATGCACCGCAGCATTTATGCTAAAGGCTTTGGTAAAGAAGAACCAAGTACACAATTCGACATTGAAGCCTTCTTTGCTCCTTATGGACCGACCAATGCTGTCCGCCTCCGACGCACCAACGAAAAGATTTTCAAGGGGAGCGTGTTTGTCGAATTCGACTCTGAGGAGTCTCAAAAAAAATTCCTAGCTCTTGATCCAAAGCCCAAGTGGAAAGGAACCACTGAGTTACTCATTAAGAGCAAAAAGGAGTACTGTGACGAGAAGCTCAAAGAAATCGAAGCCGGGCGGCTCAAGCCGAGCAAGAATCGTGGGCCCTTCAGAGGCAGAGGCCGTGGCCGTGGACGTGGAGATAGTCGTGACTGGAAAGACCGGAGAGCCGATGATCAAAAGCGCGGATTCGGTAAAGGCAGAGGTGGCCATCGTGGTCGCGGAAATAGGGATAGAGACGGCGGACGCCCAGAGGTGCTGAAAGATGCCCG CGGTGTTCCCATCGTCCAAGTTTCCGAAGGCCTCAAGTCCAAGGAAGCCACCACCACTGCTGGTCAGAAACGCGCTCGTGAGGAAGATGCCCCGGCGAATGGAAACCATGCTGCCTCGAGCAATATTGAAAATGGTGATAGACCCACGAAAAAGGTTGATACCAAAGAGGGTTGA